One genomic segment of Myxocyprinus asiaticus isolate MX2 ecotype Aquarium Trade chromosome 14, UBuf_Myxa_2, whole genome shotgun sequence includes these proteins:
- the LOC127451540 gene encoding protein phosphatase 1 regulatory subunit 29-like produces MKSGLTDHTPSCTTFLFLSFFVLLCPLELVKSDCWLIEGDKGYVWLAICSQNQPPYETIPQHINNTVHDLRLNENKIKAIFFSSLSRFTNLTDLNLTKNEISYIEDGTFASQANLQVLQLGYNKLTNLTEGMLRGLGRMQCLFLQHNLIEVIATNAFWECPSLSNLDLSSNKLARLDPSTFTVLGRLIGCELAGNPFHCGCELYSFLTWLEAFNNITHTYDRLQCETPRELFGYPLLSPVAGHGLSARSILSSVCRDGVLIPGMTSLPPDPDASGMGPDMFDHLGPYHQPTTSSSSDNTLTPSIKLTHVSLSSASLLIQIPKPYSKMYILVQYNHSFVSDVMNLKNKKEMITLNKLKPNTNYTFCVASIRNSQRYNHTCLYFSTHVPNFDNMMPPPSTTTHYIMTIVGCLFGMLIVLGFVYYCLRRRRRQEEKEKTICVKKTILEMRYGPEMAAAVTNDPTAVQKLHEQSHHQHHHGKLRMSSSSSAMLGHDSANTSSSRLSSIPQVEKMATAFSEAMATKGNYMDIRTSAVGEERGRDGALVHGLREEDLRGDDGSDMGDDSDDDGRGSASEISTIAMEVDKVNQIINNCIDALKLDSVAASTTSTTTSGPTSPPPTSNSSLTRGLIPISTSVSDTCQVLPSPKIPPLPPLPFTAPLSESPGITGGGFVSPPYRPPPPASAVRPIQRQMSADAAVIISSSKRHCRPSSGRGGRYSLDVPEPHSPESCQYPEKSSPVGCGEPLERLPLVGGGGGGGYSIDGGTVDGMVLQQHLEVHPDFHCAEHRHSVPALYYEGSHDSPAQRVSFLKPLSHTKRDAASYSQLSPRHHNYSGYSSSPEYSSESTLRIWERFRPHRKGPREESCYVTAGNALRKKVQFAKGEDLHDILDYWKGVSAQQKL; encoded by the coding sequence ATGAAGAGTGGGTTGACCGACCACACTCCTTCCTGTACCACCTtcctctttctttccttcttcgTGCTCTTATGCCCCCTAGAATTGGTCAAAAGTGACTGCTGGCTCATTGAGGGGGATAAGGGATATGTGTGGTTGGCCATCTGCAGCCAGAACCAGCCACCATATGAGACGATCCCACAGCATATCAACAACACAGTACATGACTTGCGGCTCAATGAGAACAAAATCAAAGCTATTTTCTTCAGCTCCCTGAGTCGCTTCACAAACCTGACTGACCTCAACCTCACCAAGAATGAGATCTCCTACATCGAAGATGGTACTTTTGCAAGCCAAGCGAATCTACAGGTGCTACAACTCGGTTACAACAAGTTAACCAACCTGACTGAAGGCATGTTGCGAGGTCTGGGTCGTATGCAGTGTCTTTTCTTGCAGCACAACCTCATAGAGGTCATTGCCACTAATGCATTCTGGGAGTGCCCGAGTCTGAGCAACCTGGACTTGTCGTCCAACAAGCTTGCTCGTCTGGACCCATCCACTTTCACCGTACTGGGTAGGCTTATTGGATGTGAGCTCGCAGGAAACCCTTTCCACTGCGGCTGTGAACTCTACAGCTTTCTCACCTGGTTAGAAGCCTTCAACAACATCACACACACCTATGATCGACTTCAATGTGAGACCCCACGTGAACTGTTTGGCTACCCATTGTTGAGTCCTGTTGCAGGACACGGACTTAGTGCTCGCTCTATCCTTTCCTCTGTGTGCCGAGATGGGGTTCTGATTCCTGGGATGACATCTCTGCCACCTGATCCTGATGCCTCAGGCATGGGACCTGACATGTTTGACCATTTAGGGCCATACCATCAGCCCACAACTTCCTCCTCttctgacaacaccttgacccCCAGCATCAAACTGACACATGTTTCTCTTTCCTCTGCGTCTCTTCTTATCCAGATTCCAAAACCATACAGCAAAATGTACATCCTGGTGCAGTACAATCATAGTTTTGTGTCAGATGTAATGAACTTGAAAAATAAAAAGGAGATGATTACACTCAATAAACTCAAACCAAACACCAACTATACCTTCTGTGTGGCTTCTATACGCAACTCGCAGCGTTACAACCACACGTGTTTATACTTTTCTACCCATGTTCCAAACTTTGATAACATGATGCCCCCACCTTCCACAACCACCCATTACATCATGACCATTGTCGGCTGCCTCTTTGGAATGCTCATTGTTCTTGGCTTCGTCTACTACTGCTTGCGAAGACGTCGCAGGcaagaagaaaaagagaaaaccatCTGTGTGAAGAAAACCATTCTGGAAATGCGTTATGGGCCAGAGATGGCAGCAGCCGTCACAAATGACCCCACAGCTGTCCAGAAGCTCCATgagcagagccaccatcagcatCACCATGGAAAACTACGCATGTCCTCCTCCAGCTCTGCCATGCTTGGACATGATTCTGCCAACACAAGCTCCTCTCGCCTGTCCTCCATTCCTCAAGTTGAGAAGATGGCTACAGCCTTCTCTGAGGCCATGGCTACTAAAGGCAACTACATGGATATTAGGACCTCTGCAGTaggagaggagagagggagagatggagCTCTGGTGCATGGTTTGCGGGAGGAAGACCTCAGGGGAGATGATGGAAGTGATATGGGTGATGATTCTGATGATGATGGCCGAGGATCAGCATCAGAGATTTCAACCATAGCAATGGAAGTTGACAAGGTAAACCAGATAATCAACAACTGCATTGACGCCCTCAAGCTGGACTCTGTAGCAGCATCGACCACTTCCACCACGACCAGTGGTCCCACCTCACCCCCACCTACTTCCAACTCTTCCCTGACCCGAGGGCTGATTCCCATCTCTACTAGTGTCAGTGATACGTGCCAAGTCCTGCCTTCCCCAAAAATCCCCCCTCTGCCCCCACTTCCCTTTACAGCCCCTCTGTCTGAAAGTCCTGGAATCACAGGGGGCGGCTTTGTGTCACCGCCATACCGTCCTCCTCCACCAGCGTCCGCAGTGAGGCCTATTCAAAGACAGATGAGTGCAGATGCCGCTGTAATCATTTCCTCTTCCAAGAGGCACTGCCGCCCGTCCAGTGGGAGAGGAGGTCGTTACAGCCTAGATGTTCCAGAGCCCCACAGCCCAGAATCCTGTCAGTATCCAGAGAAGAGTAGCCCAGTGGGATGTGGTGAGCCCCTGGAGAGGCTGCCTTTGGTGGGTGGTGGTGGAGGTGGTGGATATAGTATTGATGGTGGCACTGTAGACGGGATGGTCCTTCAGCAGCACCTGGAGGTGCACCCAGACTTCCACTGTGCAGAGCATCGTCACTCTGTCCCAGCCCTTTACTACGAGGGCTCCCATGACTCCCCAGCCCAAAGAGTCTCTTTCCTCAAGCCTCTGTCACACACCAAGAGAGACGCTGCCTCCTACTCTCAGCTCTCTCCTCGCCACCATAATTACTCTGGCTACTCCTCTAGTCCAGAGTACTCCTCCGAGAGCACCTTACGCATCTGGGAGCGATTCCGCCCCCACAGAAAGGGCCCACGCGAGGAGTCCTGTTATGTAACGGCCGGCAACGCCCTGCGTAAAAAGGTCCAGTTTGCCAAGGGGGAGGACTTGCATGACATCCTCGACTACTGGAAGGGTGTGTCAGCACAGCAAAAGCTGTAA